A single region of the Flavobacteriales bacterium genome encodes:
- a CDS encoding ribonuclease H, producing MAKKKKKYYVVWEGHTPGVYHSWAECQRQTSGYANARYRSFSSLEEAEAVFKDPGSVKPSSKRKPMYYVVWQGKTPGIYSNWDEAKAQIEGANKPKYKAFGSRMLAEKAYEEGPDAYEGRGFKKTRDLSPEELEKIGLPIPESISVDAASNAQTGVFEYRGVITDSATEIFRVGPFQAGSNNIGEFLAIVHALAYLKKNRSSLPIYSDSRIAMGWVKKGKAAPKKAGPKARSLIQRAEKWLKDNSYDNPIWKWHTKVWGEIPADFGRK from the coding sequence TTGGCTAAAAAGAAAAAGAAATACTACGTGGTATGGGAGGGGCATACCCCGGGGGTCTACCACAGCTGGGCCGAATGTCAACGCCAGACGAGCGGATATGCCAATGCGCGTTATCGGTCCTTCTCGTCTTTGGAGGAAGCCGAGGCTGTATTCAAAGACCCAGGAAGTGTCAAGCCTTCTAGTAAGAGGAAACCCATGTACTATGTGGTCTGGCAAGGGAAGACTCCGGGAATCTACTCGAATTGGGATGAGGCCAAGGCTCAAATAGAGGGCGCCAATAAACCGAAATACAAAGCCTTCGGCAGCCGTATGCTCGCTGAAAAGGCATATGAGGAAGGCCCTGATGCCTATGAAGGACGGGGCTTTAAGAAGACCCGTGATTTAAGCCCGGAAGAGCTAGAGAAGATAGGGCTTCCCATACCAGAATCCATCAGTGTAGATGCGGCCAGCAATGCCCAGACAGGTGTATTCGAGTACCGTGGGGTCATCACCGATAGTGCCACTGAGATTTTCCGTGTAGGGCCTTTTCAGGCGGGCAGCAATAACATCGGGGAGTTCTTGGCCATCGTTCATGCGCTGGCCTATCTGAAGAAGAATAGGAGTTCCTTGCCCATCTATTCTGACTCTCGCATCGCTATGGGATGGGTGAAAAAGGGCAAGGCTGCGCCTAAGAAGGCGGGGCCCAAAGCGCGGAGTCTCATACAGCGTGCTGAGAAGTGGTTGAAGGACAATAGTTACGACAACCCGATATGGAAATGGCACACCAAGGTCTGGGGCGAGATCCCGGCCGACTTCGGACGTAAGTGA
- a CDS encoding IPExxxVDY family protein — MVKWKLQLDEEVKLKLLGIQSNWSEHRLVWSINKSLGLQLTRQEDFSISNVNKSPNDTLFEDQKEYHFSVFLHEGEQEQAILVSNLGQGRSLYDDKRKLDYLFKLESSHRSIHDCVDTLNEIRGVLAITRLECSDEDLVARPFTEHL, encoded by the coding sequence ATGGTCAAGTGGAAATTGCAATTGGATGAGGAGGTAAAACTCAAGCTATTGGGCATACAATCCAATTGGTCTGAGCACCGCTTGGTGTGGTCGATCAACAAGAGCTTGGGTCTTCAACTGACCCGTCAAGAAGATTTCAGCATAAGTAATGTCAACAAGAGCCCGAACGACACGCTCTTCGAGGATCAAAAAGAATACCATTTCTCCGTCTTCCTTCATGAGGGGGAGCAGGAGCAGGCCATTCTCGTATCCAATCTGGGTCAAGGTCGTTCATTGTATGACGACAAGAGGAAACTGGATTACCTGTTTAAATTGGAATCTTCTCATCGCTCCATACACGATTGTGTAGACACGCTAAATGAGATCAGGGGGGTATTGGCAATCACCAGACTGGAATGCTCAGATGAGGATCTGGTGGCCAGACCATTTACAGAACACCTATGA
- a CDS encoding phosphoribosylglycinamide formyltransferase has product MKNLVMLASGKGSNAARIIEYLSSAGRPVNPLLISDRESSGIYALGEQYGVPTRHLPFDRMQSGELLETIRDHRADLVVLAGFLRMIPKEVVNEFGSRMINVHPSLLPKYGGKGMYGDHVHRAVIESGEDTSGITIHRVNERFDEGRVIAQFHCPVHADDSAEDLRARVQKLEHRYFSYVVETLLFGL; this is encoded by the coding sequence ATGAAGAATCTGGTCATGCTCGCATCGGGTAAAGGAAGCAATGCGGCTCGCATTATCGAGTACCTCTCATCAGCGGGTCGACCGGTAAATCCCCTGCTTATCAGCGACCGGGAATCCAGCGGTATATATGCCTTGGGTGAGCAGTATGGGGTCCCTACCAGGCATCTTCCGTTTGATCGAATGCAGTCTGGCGAACTATTAGAAACTATCCGTGACCACCGGGCCGATCTGGTGGTGCTGGCCGGTTTCCTGCGTATGATCCCTAAAGAAGTAGTCAATGAATTCGGTTCTCGTATGATCAATGTCCATCCGTCCCTTCTTCCTAAATATGGTGGTAAGGGGATGTATGGTGATCACGTGCATCGAGCGGTCATCGAATCCGGAGAGGATACAAGTGGGATCACCATCCATCGGGTCAACGAGCGGTTTGACGAAGGGCGTGTCATCGCTCAGTTCCATTGCCCGGTGCACGCTGATGATTCCGCGGAGGATCTACGGGCTCGTGTTCAGAAATTAGAGCACCGGTACTTCTCATACGTTGTGGAAACTCTTCTCTTTGGGCTATGA
- the rnc gene encoding ribonuclease III gives MRTFLGNLKGVFRQRDLSHNIRFLNQRFNIRIKDQRLYDLALVHRSSAENKDNERLELLGDAVLDLIVADFLYKDFPTLNEGELTKLKAKIISRDQLNSIGHQYGLVDELELVKQKDLDPSLIIGNVLEAIFGAMYLDQGYTLTHRAAIAMFKETCDVPLMLENLHDAKSLLLEWSQKKKKALNFRVRPKPDGRFKASIYIGDMLIAQGEGRSKKKAEKEAAKRALAVIEILE, from the coding sequence ATGAGGACCTTTCTAGGCAACCTCAAGGGGGTCTTCCGTCAGCGGGACCTCAGTCACAACATCCGATTCCTCAACCAACGATTCAACATCCGAATAAAGGACCAAAGGCTCTATGACCTTGCGTTGGTCCATCGGTCCTCAGCAGAAAACAAGGATAATGAGAGACTGGAGCTCTTGGGTGATGCGGTGCTCGACCTCATAGTTGCAGATTTCCTGTATAAAGACTTTCCCACGCTCAATGAGGGCGAACTGACCAAACTCAAAGCCAAGATCATCAGTCGGGACCAGTTGAACAGTATCGGGCATCAGTACGGTCTGGTCGATGAACTGGAATTGGTCAAACAGAAGGACCTCGACCCCTCCCTGATCATAGGTAATGTATTGGAAGCCATTTTTGGCGCCATGTACCTAGACCAAGGCTATACTCTTACCCACAGAGCTGCTATCGCGATGTTCAAAGAGACCTGTGATGTTCCTTTGATGCTCGAGAATCTGCATGACGCAAAAAGCTTGCTGCTAGAATGGTCACAGAAGAAGAAGAAGGCACTCAACTTCAGGGTCAGACCCAAGCCCGATGGACGCTTCAAGGCCTCCATCTATATCGGGGACATGTTGATAGCCCAAGGCGAGGGAAGGAGCAAGAAAAAGGCGGAAAAAGAAGCGGCCAAACGGGCATTGGCAGTTATCGAGATACTAGAATAA
- a CDS encoding acyl carrier protein: MSDIQSKVTAIIVDKLGVDASEVTAEASFTNDLGADSLDTVELIMEFEREFNISIPDDQAEKIGTVGQAVEYIEKNAG; this comes from the coding sequence ATGTCTGATATACAATCGAAGGTAACAGCAATTATAGTCGACAAATTGGGGGTAGATGCCTCAGAAGTGACTGCTGAAGCAAGTTTCACCAATGACCTGGGAGCAGACTCATTGGACACCGTAGAACTCATTATGGAGTTCGAAAGAGAATTCAACATTTCCATTCCTGATGACCAGGCCGAGAAGATCGGAACGGTCGGTCAGGCGGTGGAGTACATCGAGAAGAACGCTGGTTGA
- the fabF gene encoding beta-ketoacyl-ACP synthase II: MELKRVVITGVGALTPIGNTASEFWQGLKSGQSGAAPITHFDASKFKTQFACEVKGFDPLDHIDRKEARKMDPFAQYAMVVCTEAVADAGLIESGVDPDRVGVVLGSGIGGLYTFQQQVLEFGQGDGTPRFNPFFIPKMISDIAPGHVSMKFGFRGPNYTTVSACASATNALIDSFNLIRLGKADVIVSGGSEACVHEAGVGGFNALHALSQRNDSPATASRPFDKERDGFVLGEGAASLILEEYEHAKARGAKIYGEMVGGGLSADAHHLTAPHPEGLGAMNVMKNALKDAGLSPTDIDYINVHGTSTPLGDVAEAKAILHVFGEHSYDLSISSTKSMTGHLLGAAGAVEAFATLMAVKEDIVPPTINFKVPDEDIDQRLDFTFNEAKKRPIRAGLSNTFGFGGHNASVIFKKAE, from the coding sequence ATGGAGCTCAAACGTGTAGTGATAACCGGGGTCGGTGCGCTGACCCCCATCGGCAATACGGCCTCTGAGTTCTGGCAGGGATTAAAATCCGGCCAGAGCGGTGCTGCACCTATCACGCATTTCGATGCTTCAAAATTCAAGACACAATTCGCCTGTGAGGTCAAGGGATTCGACCCCCTTGACCACATAGACCGGAAAGAGGCCCGTAAAATGGACCCCTTTGCCCAGTACGCCATGGTGGTATGCACCGAAGCAGTGGCGGATGCGGGTCTCATAGAAAGCGGAGTGGACCCGGACCGCGTGGGTGTGGTGCTGGGATCGGGTATCGGTGGCCTCTACACCTTCCAACAACAGGTATTGGAATTCGGGCAAGGAGATGGCACACCCCGCTTCAATCCCTTCTTCATCCCCAAGATGATATCGGATATCGCTCCGGGTCACGTGTCGATGAAATTCGGATTCAGAGGCCCCAATTACACGACCGTTTCAGCGTGCGCTTCAGCTACCAATGCCTTGATCGATTCATTCAATCTGATTCGACTCGGTAAGGCAGATGTGATTGTGAGCGGAGGATCGGAAGCCTGCGTGCATGAAGCAGGTGTCGGAGGATTCAACGCCCTACACGCCTTGTCTCAGCGCAATGATAGCCCAGCAACGGCTTCAAGGCCTTTTGATAAGGAGAGGGATGGATTTGTATTGGGTGAAGGAGCTGCAAGTTTGATCCTCGAAGAATATGAACACGCAAAAGCGCGTGGTGCCAAGATATATGGAGAGATGGTTGGTGGCGGATTGTCGGCAGACGCACATCACTTGACAGCCCCACACCCGGAGGGACTCGGGGCCATGAATGTGATGAAGAACGCCCTCAAAGATGCAGGTCTTTCTCCTACAGATATAGACTACATAAATGTGCATGGCACATCCACTCCATTAGGTGATGTTGCCGAGGCCAAGGCTATTCTACATGTCTTTGGAGAGCACTCCTATGACTTGAGCATCTCATCAACAAAGAGCATGACAGGTCATTTATTGGGTGCAGCAGGGGCTGTTGAGGCCTTCGCGACATTGATGGCCGTTAAGGAGGATATCGTACCACCAACGATCAACTTCAAAGTCCCTGATGAGGATATAGATCAGAGACTGGACTTCACCTTCAATGAGGCCAAGAAGCGACCGATCCGCGCTGGGTTGAGCAACACCTTCGGTTTTGGGGGACACAATGCATCTGTGATCTTCAAAAAGGCTGAATGA
- a CDS encoding MarC family protein, translating to MNIAEILTASLVLFAVIDIIGSIPLILDLKKKTGKVNSEKASLVSLLIMVAFLILGERIITLIGIDVNSFAVAGSFVLLVLALEMILGVEIFKHEPDLSPDIASIVPLAFPLIAGAGTMTTLISLRAEYEMVNILIAILINILLVYLVLRSTKWLERLLGPGGIAILKKVFGIIILAIAVKLFSSNAKSLFI from the coding sequence ATGAATATTGCAGAGATCCTCACTGCCAGTCTGGTGCTTTTTGCTGTCATAGATATTATCGGCAGCATCCCCCTGATACTGGACCTAAAGAAGAAGACCGGGAAGGTGAACTCGGAAAAGGCCAGCTTGGTCTCCTTGTTGATCATGGTCGCTTTCCTCATATTAGGGGAGCGGATCATCACTTTGATAGGTATCGATGTGAACTCTTTTGCTGTAGCGGGTTCATTCGTGCTCTTGGTTCTGGCCTTAGAGATGATCCTGGGTGTCGAGATATTCAAGCATGAGCCCGACCTGAGTCCTGATATTGCGAGTATCGTTCCCTTGGCTTTTCCGCTGATCGCAGGAGCGGGTACCATGACCACCTTGATCAGCCTCCGGGCCGAATACGAGATGGTCAACATCCTGATCGCTATCTTGATCAATATCCTACTGGTATATCTCGTGTTGCGATCCACCAAGTGGCTGGAGCGCCTTCTCGGTCCGGGTGGGATAGCCATTCTGAAAAAAGTCTTCGGGATCATCATCTTGGCGATCGCGGTCAAACTGTTCTCCAGCAATGCCAAATCCCTGTTCATCTGA